A genomic segment from Propioniciclava sp. MC1595 encodes:
- the rnpA gene encoding ribonuclease P protein component, protein MLPAPHRLRASDEFRSVVRSGVRVGRPTLVVHALAKQSPPSRAGFVVSKAVGNAVTRNRVKRRLRHLVSDALGSAPQPVDVVVRALPPAASGPLVEDFTGAWRTALGKLAA, encoded by the coding sequence GTGTTGCCCGCACCCCACCGACTGCGCGCCTCGGACGAGTTCCGCTCCGTGGTGCGCAGCGGCGTCCGGGTCGGCAGGCCGACCCTCGTGGTGCACGCCCTGGCCAAGCAGAGCCCGCCGTCACGGGCGGGCTTTGTCGTGTCCAAGGCCGTGGGCAACGCCGTCACCCGCAACCGCGTGAAGCGGCGCCTCCGGCACCTGGTCTCGGACGCCCTCGGCTCGGCTCCCCAGCCGGTCGACGTGGTGGTCCGCGCACTGCCGCCCGCGGCGTCCGGACCCCTCGTCGAGGACTTCACCGGCGCCTGGCGCACCGCGCTCGGCAAGCTGGCGGCGTGA
- the yidD gene encoding membrane protein insertion efficiency factor YidD, giving the protein MKYLLIGLLKAYRAVISPLYGDVCKFYPTCSSYGLDAIRTHGSVKGTWLTLRRLVRCHPWSLGGYDPVPAADAQKVHHV; this is encoded by the coding sequence ATGAAGTACCTGCTCATCGGCCTGTTGAAGGCGTACCGCGCGGTGATCAGCCCGCTGTACGGCGATGTCTGCAAGTTCTACCCCACGTGTTCCTCCTACGGGCTGGATGCGATCCGCACCCACGGCTCGGTCAAGGGGACGTGGCTCACCCTGAGGCGCCTCGTGCGCTGCCATCCCTGGTCGCTCGGGGGCTACGACCCCGTGCCGGCCGCTGACGCACAGAAGGTGCACCATGTTTGA